CGACGGCCCTCCCCCTATGCCCTAAGCCCAGCTTAAGACCTGTCGGCTCTCCTGTCACCATCACGTCCGGGCGCCTCCCCACAGACCTACTTAACGCAAATCCTAATGCGACCCCCTCAATCATTTCCTCAAGCACCGTGTAAACTATGTAAAGATCACTTTCCAGCGTTTTCAGCCCCTCTATAGCTTTTATCTGTGAGGCCAGAGCACCCTTCATGTCAACAGCTCCCCTCCCGTAGATCTTGCCATCAACCTCCATGCCTCTGAAGGGATCAACCTCCCACTGCAGCAGGTCACCTGCGTCAACCGTGTCCATATGCCCTTCCAGGACAAGGGTTCCTAAACCATTACCCTTTATGGGGGCGATCACGTTACCCATACCGTCTATGAGGACTTTATCGACTCCTGCCGCGCTCAGAAGGTCCTTAATGAGACCCGCTACGTCTCCCTCATCGCCCGGGAGGCTTTTCACAGATATTAATTTCTTGAGTATCTCGGTAACATCCATTACCTTGCCTGCCCTCCGAGAGGTCTAATAACCCACTTGGTTCCTGAGGAGGTGTCCTGAAGTTCTACGCCTAATCCCTTCAGACGGTCTCTGATACTATCTGACAGATCCCAGAGCTTCCTCCTCCTCAGCTCAGACCTTACATCCACTATTAGCTTCACCAGCTCCTCCAGAGCTCCCCCCTGGACCTCCGGAACTATAGTGAAACCTAACACATTGTTCATGTAGTCCGTAGTCAACGTTACGGAGTTAAGCGTTCTAATGCTCACATCACTTCTTCTGTTAGAGTATTCATTTATAGCGGATACCGCGTCCAGGTATGCTGCTAGCGCTTCTGCAGTGTTTAAATCGTTATTCATTGATTCGTCAAAGTCCATCCTCGCTCCCTCAATCCTGCTTAAGAGGGTCTTCTCGTCTTCATTAACCTCATCATCGTTTCTGATCTCAAGCTGTCTTAACCTTGAATAGGCTACCTCAACCTTAGAGAAGGTTCTGCGTGCATTATCTAAAGCGTCCCACGTGAAGTCTATTGGCGACCTATAGTGTGTTTGAAGCAGGTACAGCCTGAGCGTGTTAGCTCCGTACTTGTCTATTACCTCTCTTATAGTGACTATGTTGCCTAGCGACTTGCTCATCTTCTCACCGCCCACGGTCAGGAGCCCTACATGAATCCAGAAGTTGACGAAAGGCTTAACACCGCTGAAGGACTCTGCCTGCGCTATCTCGGCCTCATGATGCGGAAATATTAGTTCCACAGCGCCTCCATGTATATCGTACTGCAATCCGAAATGCCTTATAGTTATTGCAGTATCCTCGATATGCCATCCCGGCCTGCCATACCCCCAGGGAGACTCCCATCCGAACTCGTGTCTGGGCCTGACTCGCCACAGGGCGAAGTCCCCGGGATTCTTCTTAGTAGGGTCAGGCTCTATCCTGTGCACGACAAGCTCCTCAGGATCTCTGCCCGAAAGCTTTCCGTAATCGCTGAACGTGCTTATGTCGAAATACACTCCAGTTGGCGTTACGTATGCATATCCCTTAGCTAGAAGAGTCTCTATCTGCTCGGTTATCTCCTTCAAGTAGTCGGAGGCTCTTGCGTATAGGTTGGGCGTGGTCACGTTAAGGGAAGCCATGTCCTCGAGAAAGTACCTCTCATATCTTCTGGCTAGGTCTAGGGGATGCACTCCCTCCTCGACCGCCCTCCCAACTATCTTATCGTCGACGTCGGTTATGTTAACTATGTAGAATAGTGAGTACCCTAACCTCCTTAACCAGCGCGCAACCACGTCAAAGAAGACGAAAACCCTAGCGTGACCTATATGTGAGTGGTCGTAGACCGTAGGACCGCATACAAACATGAAAACCCTGTTACCATTGAGGGGTCTGAAAATCTCTAGCGATCGAGTTCTCGTATTGTAGATCCTAAGTGTAGCAAACATACTCACCTGCCAACATATACCCCCGCTAAATTAGGATGAAGGATTAATAAACCTTGACGCTCCGACATAGCACGGCTGTATATCACTTCCACTTCCTGTACCTTTGCTGGGACGTGGAGGGAAGGCTCTTGCAGTCCCTTAAGAACTACGTGTTGCGAAGGGATGTGGATTCAATAGTAACTCCTCTTTTCCTGAGCTCGCTCAGCACGTACTCTAAGTTCCTATCATCCATGCCTAGATACTCTGGAGGGATCACCCCGGGTGCTATGTTGCCTCTAGCCACTAGACGTGTAATTATCGCCGTCATAAAGCCTGTCACACGAGACATCGAGGTGAAGCCACTGCTGGCCTCGTCATACATGTAGTAGCCCAACGTCACATCATCCTTCCTCCCATATACCTCCATTATGGAGAAGTCTGGTGAGTCGTACTGCATCGCAGGCAGGATCACCTTAATCGTGTGCTCCAGAAACTCCTTCCTGAAGAAGCCGAGTTCTTTCAGCGTCTTCATTCTCTCCAAGTGCCTAGGCCATCTTAAAGTGTATTCAGCCATGTTCCTCGCCTTCACAGTCGTTAATAGGGTCCTGAGGCCGTCGCTTATAAAGCGTTCAAAGATGAAATTCCCCACACGGACTGACTCAATCCTCTGCAATGGATCTACATCAACGACCCTGCCTTCTACCACACACCTAGCAGGTCTCAAATACTCATCTATCAGATCATAAGGTGAGAAGAGCACTTGATGATAGAGTGGCGGCCTAGGTTCTTTAGGCAGGCCTCCGACGTTTATGACGCCCTCATCCATGGGTCCCAGTTTATTGTAGATGTGACCTACTAGGATGTTACTGAGTCCCGGAGCGAAGCCGGCATCGACCACCACCTTAATCCCAAGTCTAGAGACCTCTGCATTAAGGTGGAGTGGGTCCTCAGGCATGAATGACACGTCTACAGTGTCACGCTTAGCCTGCAGGGATGCCTTGAGCGCTCTGAAGCCCAAAAACCCTGGCAGTGCATTAACAACTAAGTCGAAACCCCTGACTAGCTCGCTTACACTCTCAGGTTTGGATGCGTCGAGCGTGACTACCTCAGCCACCCTACTAACCCTCGAAAGCCTCGCATGGTCTTTATCGGCCACCCACACCTCGAAGTCCTTGCTTAGATCATGTGCCACTAAAGCGCCGACATTACCTGCGCCTAAAATCACGACTCTCATTGCAGGAACCCATAATATGTGAGTGTCGCCTAGTTAAATAAGCGTCAACCTGATTGAGACATGACTTCCTGTGAAGCCCTCCTCATAACCTCCTCTGCGTAATTTATAGCCCGTTCCATTAACTCCGCATAACTACCTAAGTACTTCCTGTAGTCAAGAACCTCCCTTATCTCATCCTGCGAGAGGTACTTAGTTACCCTCACGTCGGTAGATGCTATAATGTGAAGATCCGTGCCTTCACTCAGCGCCCTGTTTACTAGTTCCTTAACAAGCTCGTAGGCTTCATGCCTCCTCATGCCCTTATCGGTTAGCCTAAGAACTAATGCCTCACTGACTATAGCCCCCCTACTCAACTCGATGTTCCTAAGCATCCTCTCAGGATAAATCCTGAGATCCTCAAGAAGCTTGATGGCGGTTTCAAGAATCTCATCCACCACTAGGAATGCGTGAGGAATTAACAACCTCTCAGAGCTGCTGTTGCTTAGATCTCTCTCGTGCCATAGAGGGATGTTCTCCAGTGCAGTAATGACTAACCCCCTCAATAGCTTAGCAAGTCCAGCCAACTTCTCACTGAGCACGGGATTCTCCTTATGGGGCATTGTGCTACTCCCAACCCTGCCTTTAACGCCTTCTGCCAACTCCATGATCTCGGGTCTCATAAGCTCCCTAACCTCTATGCCAAGCCTCTCAGCTTGAGCGGCTACTATGGCTAGGGAACTAATCAGTTCAGCGAAGCCGTCTCTGGGCGCTACTTGAGTGGCTATCAAGTGAGGTCTTAAACCTAGTTCCCTCATAACTACTGACTCAACGCAAAGCCCTCTGTCCTGCCAGCCAGCCATAGTGCCTACAGCCCCGGCCATTTTCCCCAGCACGACCCTTGACTCCGCACTCATCAGTCTATCTAGGCTACGTGTGAATTCATACACGTAGTTAGCAAACTTAAAACCTAGAGTTATTGGGAGGGCGTGTTGCGCATGAGTTCTGCCGACCATTAACGTTGTGCTATAGTTTCTCGATAATTTAATCAGGAGGTTGATGAGATTAACCAGCTTGAGTCTAACTAAACGCAGTGCCTCCCTAAGTGTGAGAGCCCACACGGTGTCGATGACGTCATTGCTTGTGGCGCCGTAATGTACGTATCTACCCCGCTCCCCACACGCCTCAGCTATGGCTACCGCCAAACCCATCACCTCATGACCCAACCTCCTCTCACATTCCTCAACTGTAGCTACATCCACCGAGCGCGCACACTCAATTACTCCCGCACAGGACCCCTCAGGTATTAGACCGCACTCCTCCAGACCCTTAATGAGGGAAACCTCGACATCGATCATCCTTACAAGGATGTTCTCTCGGCTGAAGAGCCTCCTCATCTCATCACTGCCATACCTGAACTCAATAGGACAGACGGACGTCGTACACCACCAAACATACTACTCATGACAGATTTAATCTTAAACCATATCTGGACTCACCTGGATAAGCTTATTAATAGGTCTTGAACAAGAAAGTTATCGGTGGATCGAGTGGACAGTTTGACTGAGGGTCTAGTGCCTGCACTCCTAGGTCTTTTCAATGCCTTCCTGATTATAGGCATTATAGTGTGTATTCTTTACCTCTACAGAAGGCTAGTGATAGAGAAGGTCAGGCCCTCGGCAGTAAGTGTGGCTGAGGGGAAGCCTGGAGAGGAGCCTAAAAAGGAGGAGCTCAAGATTGCCGAGGGACCTAAAGAGGTGGGCACGGCCCCACATGAGGAGATAGCGGCAGCGGTTGCTGCTGTAAAGCATCACGTGAAACTCAAGTCGCTGGCCAAACCTGTAGCCACGATTGCTGGGCCTCAGTCATTTACATCGGCCTGGCTGACCAGTTGGCTGAGCGAAATCACGCAGAGCTGGGATTACAACCCATATGCCGTCAGGGAGCGCAAGATTCAAGAAGGTTAGTCCATACTTAAAATTCTAACCAACTTCATCACAGCTTCTACAGCATCCTTACCCAGTATCCTTATCATGGCTTCCTTACCCACACATCCAGTATCGTATATGATGTCGGGGGTCCTTCCACTAGCCTTGAAAGCCTCCGCCACCAACCACTTTAGACTACCCCCCTCAACTCTCTCTACGTCTTCAGGCTCCTTCATCCTGTCAACGTGAACTACCTCATAACCGATGCTCCTCGCCCTAATAACGTACTTTTCATCGAACCTGATGTTTAGTGCGGCCCTTACCTCGGCATCTCTCTTCATTACCTCCATGACTAATCTGGCTAGATGTGATGACGCTCCGAACTCAACCGGGCCCACCGCCTTTACCTCACCACCACATCTAACTATCCTGCCTGCAACCCCCGCTACATCATCAACCCCCCTCACATACCGTAGCGGCACACTCATAACAACGTTCATGCCGACTTCAGGAATCGCCTCAACCACTAGTCTTGAATTTTCAAGCAGCATTTTAAGAGCCTCCTTAACTTTCACTAGGGTCTGATACTTAGATGCGGGGATCTCCAGCCAGGCAGTCGGGTTGACGGGACAATGCCCCTTACCGAGCTTCGTCCCGAACTCTATAGCTCTAGTCACGAACTCCTTAGCCTTCTTGACGGACTCGTAGATGTTCGAACCCTTAGCTAATTCAGCAGCTATAGCTGCTGAGAAGGTGCATCCAGTTCCGTGAGTGCAGCCAGTGCTGATTCTAGGACCCCTTAAGATGTAGTGACCGCCTCTCCAGTAAAGAACGTCTACTGATTCCTCATCGCCCAGGTGGCCTCCTTTAACGACCACCGCCTCGCAACCGAAATCCTCAACTATTCTCCTGGCCACCAGTTTTGAATCTTCTATACTCTCAACTCTTATCCCCGTGAGGTGTTCCGCCTCAGGAACGTTAGGCGTCACCACCTTGGCTAATGGTAATATCTCTCTCTTCAACGCCTCTACAGCATCCTCCCTAAGCAGTCTGGCACCGCTCTTAGCAATCATCACAGGATCCACGACCAGGGGGAATGAGAACTCCTTAACAGCCTTGGCCACGGCGTGTATTATGCCACTACTACTTAACATGCCTGTCTTTCCAGCATCTATCCCCATGTCCCTAGCTACTGCCTCAATTTGCTTGTAAACAATCTCGGGAGGTATATCATGGATCGCAGTCACTTCATACGTATTCTGAGCTGTGACACTAGTAAGGGCTACGGTCCCATGGACGCCCAGGGTGCTGAAGACCTTTAAGTCTGCCTCGATCCCAGCTCCTCCGCCCGAGTCGCTACCAGCTATAGTTATCGCAACCCTCCATAAGCGAGCTCCGTCCAAAGCCCATCACCACCACAAACATTATTACTAAGAAATAAAAACCTTAATAATCAAGTTTTACAAGGGATGTTAATATGGAATCCC
This window of the Zestosphaera sp. genome carries:
- the cysS gene encoding cysteine--tRNA ligase → MFATLRIYNTRTRSLEIFRPLNGNRVFMFVCGPTVYDHSHIGHARVFVFFDVVARWLRRLGYSLFYIVNITDVDDKIVGRAVEEGVHPLDLARRYERYFLEDMASLNVTTPNLYARASDYLKEITEQIETLLAKGYAYVTPTGVYFDISTFSDYGKLSGRDPEELVVHRIEPDPTKKNPGDFALWRVRPRHEFGWESPWGYGRPGWHIEDTAITIRHFGLQYDIHGGAVELIFPHHEAEIAQAESFSGVKPFVNFWIHVGLLTVGGEKMSKSLGNIVTIREVIDKYGANTLRLYLLQTHYRSPIDFTWDALDNARRTFSKVEVAYSRLRQLEIRNDDEVNEDEKTLLSRIEGARMDFDESMNNDLNTAEALAAYLDAVSAINEYSNRRSDVSIRTLNSVTLTTDYMNNVLGFTIVPEVQGGALEELVKLIVDVRSELRRRKLWDLSDSIRDRLKGLGVELQDTSSGTKWVIRPLGGQAR
- a CDS encoding saccharopine dehydrogenase C-terminal domain-containing protein; the encoded protein is MRVVILGAGNVGALVAHDLSKDFEVWVADKDHARLSRVSRVAEVVTLDASKPESVSELVRGFDLVVNALPGFLGFRALKASLQAKRDTVDVSFMPEDPLHLNAEVSRLGIKVVVDAGFAPGLSNILVGHIYNKLGPMDEGVINVGGLPKEPRPPLYHQVLFSPYDLIDEYLRPARCVVEGRVVDVDPLQRIESVRVGNFIFERFISDGLRTLLTTVKARNMAEYTLRWPRHLERMKTLKELGFFRKEFLEHTIKVILPAMQYDSPDFSIMEVYGRKDDVTLGYYMYDEASSGFTSMSRVTGFMTAIITRLVARGNIAPGVIPPEYLGMDDRNLEYVLSELRKRGVTIESTSLRNT
- the purB gene encoding adenylosuccinate lyase, which gives rise to MEFRYGSDEMRRLFSRENILVRMIDVEVSLIKGLEECGLIPEGSCAGVIECARSVDVATVEECERRLGHEVMGLAVAIAEACGERGRYVHYGATSNDVIDTVWALTLREALRLVRLKLVNLINLLIKLSRNYSTTLMVGRTHAQHALPITLGFKFANYVYEFTRSLDRLMSAESRVVLGKMAGAVGTMAGWQDRGLCVESVVMRELGLRPHLIATQVAPRDGFAELISSLAIVAAQAERLGIEVRELMRPEIMELAEGVKGRVGSSTMPHKENPVLSEKLAGLAKLLRGLVITALENIPLWHERDLSNSSSERLLIPHAFLVVDEILETAIKLLEDLRIYPERMLRNIELSRGAIVSEALVLRLTDKGMRRHEAYELVKELVNRALSEGTDLHIIASTDVRVTKYLSQDEIREVLDYRKYLGSYAELMERAINYAEEVMRRASQEVMSQSG
- a CDS encoding bifunctional hydroxymethylpyrimidine kinase/phosphomethylpyrimidine kinase, which translates into the protein MDGARLWRVAITIAGSDSGGGAGIEADLKVFSTLGVHGTVALTSVTAQNTYEVTAIHDIPPEIVYKQIEAVARDMGIDAGKTGMLSSSGIIHAVAKAVKEFSFPLVVDPVMIAKSGARLLREDAVEALKREILPLAKVVTPNVPEAEHLTGIRVESIEDSKLVARRIVEDFGCEAVVVKGGHLGDEESVDVLYWRGGHYILRGPRISTGCTHGTGCTFSAAIAAELAKGSNIYESVKKAKEFVTRAIEFGTKLGKGHCPVNPTAWLEIPASKYQTLVKVKEALKMLLENSRLVVEAIPEVGMNVVMSVPLRYVRGVDDVAGVAGRIVRCGGEVKAVGPVEFGASSHLARLVMEVMKRDAEVRAALNIRFDEKYVIRARSIGYEVVHVDRMKEPEDVERVEGGSLKWLVAEAFKASGRTPDIIYDTGCVGKEAMIRILGKDAVEAVMKLVRILSMD